A genome region from Tenebrio molitor chromosome 4, icTenMoli1.1, whole genome shotgun sequence includes the following:
- the LOC138127903 gene encoding ubiquitin carboxyl-terminal hydrolase 21-like isoform X1, translating to MPVLSPRQSSASALTGSYRSTFSSSAIDRPYFNSTSFSPRITSYSERYTTRTYSDSDGRRIFSRSGSITEDGITSRFREEGRESSVSRRDSLSRDSGISSIRENSIADFPRRESSLGRDGPRLSAINVLESVAELRNKYSPANYVPACLRERNENISRSKSINDIGLPPIEPKTAKKKVNDSLNYNNSIGVPSSNTTNDNMKTGEEDDNGNRASVADLRRRFGEKTARAARTPPIEIEGATRIADNLFKVQDTKTAKKAKTNDGGDAKSSGRQTDATSQTSNSDRSAVSKLDVNESATISRNGVGTRDDDDCAEVRKTTRVNNFASYIPSKDYQQKGDNVKNGDEATNGDTEQGDESGTDLINNGKRFTEISTSPKLSSTSTRSAISPSTSTLNSNSSTTSPSRRSSERDRTYNDDNSATYDKYSSPVKTLGLNGLKNIGNTCFMNSVIQCLSNTKLLLEYLLQDYHVSDINTTTSAMKGALIKAFAEVIKKVWSQDASDRVVNTASLKSQIQRFAPRFIGYAQQDAQEFLRYLLEGLHEDVNRVKEKPKPILTEIDEKLSDSEKSAESWSRYLRVDNSKIVDYFVGQLKSTLKCTHCGHCSVTFDPFWDLSLPIPQRAGQVRLAQCLDSFTREETLDGDEKPTCSKCKERRKCTKSFTIQKFPKILVIHLKRFSLAERFRGKLSVTVDFPLEGLDMSHYAADNITPCRYNLYAISNHSGTTYSGHYTAYCRHPYTKAWHEYNDSRVSSISPKSIVSGEAYVLFYEQEGQKSHL from the exons GTCGGGCAGCATAACCGAGGACGGCATCACTAGCCGCTTCCGCGAGGAGGGGCGCGAGTCCAGCGTCTCCCGTCGTGACTCGTTGTCGCGCGACTCCGGCATAAGCTCGATCCGCGAGAACTCGATAGCGGACTTCCCCCGTCGCGAGAGCTCCCTCGGGCGGGACGGCCCCCGCCTCTCCGCCATAAACGTCCTGGAGTCGGTCGCCGAGCTGAGGAACAAATACTCGCCGGCGAACTACGTCCCCGCCTGCCTCCGCGAGCGTAACGAGAACATTTCCAGATCGAAATCGATTAACGACATCGGCCTGCCGCCGATCGAGCCGAAAACCGCCAAGAAGAAGGTAAATGACAGTTTGAATTACAATAACAGCATTGGTGTGCCGAGCTCTAACACTACTAACGATAACATGAAGACGGGCGAGGAGGACGACAACGGCAACCGGGCCTCGGTGGCCGACCTGCGGCGGCGGTTCGGCGAGAAGACGGCGCGGGCGGCGCGCACGCCCCCCATCGAGATCGAGGGGGCGACGCGGATCGCCGACAACCTCTTCAAGGTGCAGGACACCAAGACGGCCAAGAAGGCGAAGACGAACGACGGCGGCGACGCGAAATCGAGCGGGCGGCAGACGGACGCGACGTCGCAAACGTCAAATTCTGACCGGTCGGCCGTTTCAAAATTGGACGTGAACGAGTCAGCGACGATTAGCAGGAATGGGGTTGGGACGCGCGACGACGACGACTGCGCCGAAGTGAGGAAGACCACCAGGGTGAACAACTTCGCTTCGTACATACCGTCGAAGGACTACCAGCAGAAGGGCGACAACGTCAAGAACGGGGACGAAGCGACCAACGGAGACACGGAACAAGGGGACGAGAGCGGCACGGATCTTATCAACAACGGCAAGAGGTTCACT GAGATCTCGACGTCGCCGAAACTAAGCTCCACCTCGACCCGTTCGGCGATCTCGCCCTCCACCTCGACGTTAAACTCCAACAGTTCGACGACCAGCCCGTCGAGAAGATCCTCGGAAAGGGACAGGACCTACAACGATGATAACAGCGCCACCTACGACAAGTACTCGAGTCCGGTCAAGACGTTGGGCCTCAACGGACTCAAGAACATAGGCAACACGTGCTTCATGAATTCCGTCATCCAGTGCCTGTCCAACACCAAACTGTTGCTCGAATACCTCCTCCAGGACTACCACGTCAGCGACATCAACACGACCACGTCCGCGATGAAGGGCGCCCTCATCAAGGCCTTCGCCGAGGTGATCAAGAAGGTGTGGTCCCAAGACGCCTCGGACAGGGTGGTGAACACGGCGAGCCTCAAGAGCCAGATACAGAGGTTCGCGCCACGGTTCATCGGATACGCCCAGCAGGACGCCCAGGAGTTTTTGCGGTACCTGCTGGAGGGCCTCCACGAGGACGTCAACAGGGTGAAGGAGAAACCGAAACCGATCCTGACGGAGATCGACGAGAAGTTGAG CGACAGCGAAAAGTCGGCGGAGTCCTGGTCCCGGTACCTCCGCGTGGACAACTCGAAGATCGTCGACTACTTCGTGGGGCAGTTGAAGTCGACGCTCAAGTGCACACACTGCGGCCACTGTTCGGTCACCTTCGACCCTTTCTGGGATCTCTCTTTGCCGATACCGCAGAGGGCGGGACAAGTGAGGCTGGCCCAATGTCTCGACTCCTTCACGCGGGAGGAAACCTTGGATGGCGACGAGAAACCC ACGTGCTCCAAATGCAAAGAGAGGAGGAAATGCACCAAGTCCTTCACCATTCAGAAGTTTCCCAAGATTCTAGTGATAC ATTTGAAACGGTTCTCGTTGGCCGAGAGATTTCGCGGTAAGCTCAGCGTCACTGTCGATTTTCCGTTGGAAGGGCTCGACATGAGTCACTACGCCGCCGACAACATCACCCCCTGCCGCTACAACCTTTACGCCATCTCCAATCACAGCGGGACGACCTACAGCGGACACTATACGGCGTACTGTCGTCACCCGTACACCAAGGCCTGGCACGAGTATAACGATTCGAG GGTGTCGTCGATATCTCCGAAATCGATCGTGAGCGGCGAAGCTTACGTTCTTTTCTACGAGCAAGAGGGACAAAAGTCGCATCTATGA